In the genome of Paenibacillus pabuli, one region contains:
- a CDS encoding PspC domain-containing protein, translated as MSKLYRSTRDRMLTGLCGGIAESIGMDSTLLRIIFVISIFVTGGTSLLIYFIAALVVPKEPYPPYDPYGYGPGPGPGAGRGYNNFDHEPPRGPFQNNHHQGPGNFGPGPGYNSRPQSGPRSYDNNTYGAGSQQESELDSMMKDIEKKALKKEVEELRQKLSRYEKGEK; from the coding sequence ATGAGCAAATTATACCGCTCAACGCGTGACCGGATGCTGACAGGATTATGTGGTGGGATAGCCGAGTCGATCGGCATGGATTCAACCTTGCTACGTATTATCTTCGTCATTAGTATCTTCGTAACTGGCGGCACGTCGTTGTTGATCTACTTTATCGCAGCACTGGTGGTACCCAAAGAGCCATATCCACCATATGATCCATACGGCTATGGTCCGGGACCCGGTCCTGGGGCTGGTAGAGGATACAATAACTTTGATCACGAGCCGCCAAGAGGTCCTTTTCAGAACAACCATCATCAAGGCCCAGGAAACTTCGGTCCCGGTCCGGGATACAACAGCAGACCTCAGTCTGGTCCACGTTCTTACGATAACAACACTTACGGAGCAGGGTCACAGCAAGAAAGTGAACTTGATTCCATGATGAAAGATATTGAGAAAAAAGCATTGAAAAAAGAAGTTGAAGAGCTTCGCCAAAAATTATCTCGTTACGAGAAGGGAGAAAAGTAA
- a CDS encoding PspC domain-containing protein has protein sequence MNKLYRSSRNRMLTGLIGGISENLGFSSTLLRLIFFISIFATGGTSLLIYFIAALVVPKEPYHVDPYTYGGADHGRGYK, from the coding sequence ATGAATAAACTTTACCGCTCATCGCGTAATCGTATGCTGACGGGGTTGATCGGCGGCATTTCTGAAAATCTCGGATTTAGTTCCACGCTGCTGCGTCTCATTTTCTTCATCAGTATTTTCGCTACGGGAGGTACTTCATTGCTGATCTACTTTATCGCTGCATTGGTAGTACCCAAAGAACCCTATCACGTTGATCCATACACTTATGGTGGTGCTGATCACGGAAGAGGGTACAAGTAA
- a CDS encoding PspA/IM30 family protein — translation MSVFRRMRDITVATLNEHLEQSQDPVKLIDQFLVSTRQDIGEAEKLRHQYASHTRQMKQQADQAAGMVHKREEQASMALKAGEEHLAKLALQEKILHEEKMEQYNELYAQSNAALQELDEQIDQLKVEYQNVYSKRQYYYARMQTIQLQQRMNQRGHYNGQNVPRMFNRLDDQVSDLEYEAQSLRDLRRMSQDGAGTSGTMSSSALDKELERLKQKLNNDRKE, via the coding sequence ATGAGTGTATTTCGTCGAATGCGGGATATTACCGTAGCTACTCTAAACGAACATCTGGAGCAAAGTCAGGATCCGGTCAAACTGATTGATCAGTTTCTGGTCTCGACCCGCCAAGACATCGGTGAAGCCGAGAAGCTTCGTCATCAATATGCAAGCCATACCAGACAAATGAAACAACAAGCGGATCAGGCAGCAGGTATGGTACACAAACGGGAAGAACAGGCTTCCATGGCTTTGAAAGCAGGCGAGGAGCATTTGGCCAAACTTGCTTTACAGGAGAAAATTCTCCACGAGGAAAAAATGGAGCAATACAATGAATTGTACGCACAAAGCAATGCAGCATTACAGGAACTAGATGAACAGATCGACCAACTGAAAGTGGAGTATCAAAATGTATACAGCAAACGTCAATACTACTATGCTCGTATGCAAACGATCCAATTGCAGCAACGAATGAATCAGAGAGGTCATTACAACGGTCAGAATGTACCTCGTATGTTCAACCGACTGGACGATCAGGTATCTGATCTCGAATATGAGGCACAAAGTCTTCGGGATTTGCGACGTATGAGTCAGGATGGGGCAGGAACATCTGGCACCATGTCATCCTCTGCGCTGGACAAAGAACTGGAGCGACTGAAGCAAAAGCTTAACAATGACAGAAAGGAGTAG
- a CDS encoding LiaF transmembrane domain-containing protein, with amino-acid sequence MRWNKGNGWAIVLIALGALLLFGKLTPLLGHLMGYLIPILMIALGYYGVKRGNVLLGWIVLFIGILSLLGKLAWLIGPIIAIGLIIFGFSMLSNNRSRRGRY; translated from the coding sequence ATGAGATGGAATAAAGGAAATGGCTGGGCGATTGTACTGATTGCGCTGGGTGCTCTCCTCCTCTTCGGAAAGTTAACTCCTCTACTGGGACACTTAATGGGTTATCTGATTCCGATCCTGATGATTGCACTTGGATACTACGGAGTTAAACGAGGAAATGTACTGCTTGGATGGATTGTTCTCTTCATCGGTATCCTCTCCTTGCTGGGTAAACTGGCCTGGTTGATCGGACCGATCATCGCGATTGGGTTAATCATCTTCGGATTCTCCATGTTGAGTAATAATCGCAGTCGTCGTGGCCGTTACTAA
- a CDS encoding helix-turn-helix domain-containing protein — MRSFSYLHKMVVFGILLSTLPILLTGIAAFIYSSKQSELHRIQANKQLLIQMQTNVEHKLATVSYMLDQAVRSPDTLRSLTSSSSIQDTGPLFAEKLQNEFNNMRSWEPLMDITLVNQTQDWLINHAGLYLNTEFPMALPMKDLLSNTLTSGWQLTPSSVFNNEERIVDSGCIYHIALARTIPHINVSSDAALIAGIPACSLQKAMEENSPDKFAAGLIILNREQRIMVHPDPVYIGQPLEAAGIWDSNSRANFSELLSKRGFAASSGQREVRIADTDYSLSYTHSALKGWTYILVSPRNILTHEYVQIGLHTMYISTAMLLLSLLLSWIGSRRMHIPIRKLLIQLGHKPLSKGHSKTHSILHIDEFEQIRTGISQLTASQSQLESKLNQYNLQLRTHFLINLLLGKNPPSTLHDNLRENGYDSQLQEWQQIAVIAVQADLVNHTKYHAKDRDLLLFAIQNILEESVYAEQQLLPVVYEHTVVTIIGSPDQDGVRFSKHLSTLTEQLQYQIREILSLQVSIGFSQPRASLFQIPQAYTEALEALKHRMKLGAGIIFQFEAVDNRTSYWALSYPESLEYTLLQAIQNADEAHASSLLHQLLEVLFGMECTPEEYQVALTRLLTHILQMMQESGIRLGQISKGHGSIFNELHALQYAAEVEQWFNEHIIIPIILILKERQYAQYQHISEKMIAIIQQEYDKDLTLEECASRLHYNANYLSSVFRKETGCAFSEYLTKHRFSIAKKWLDESELTVKDIAARLRYNNPQNFIRSFRKWEGITPGQYRERRQKAELSMKQ, encoded by the coding sequence GTGCGATCATTCAGCTATCTACATAAGATGGTGGTCTTCGGAATCTTGTTAAGTACGCTGCCCATTCTGTTGACCGGAATCGCTGCTTTTATCTATTCTTCGAAACAATCGGAACTGCACCGTATTCAAGCCAATAAACAACTGCTAATCCAAATGCAAACCAATGTGGAGCACAAACTTGCCACCGTAAGCTATATGCTCGATCAGGCCGTTCGGTCACCAGACACGCTCCGTTCGCTAACTTCATCATCATCGATCCAAGACACTGGGCCTTTGTTTGCTGAGAAGCTACAGAACGAATTTAATAATATGAGGTCATGGGAGCCTCTAATGGATATTACACTCGTAAATCAGACACAGGATTGGCTTATTAATCATGCTGGCCTGTACCTTAATACTGAATTTCCAATGGCTCTGCCCATGAAAGACTTGTTATCAAACACGCTCACATCCGGATGGCAGCTTACACCATCATCTGTGTTTAACAATGAGGAGCGTATAGTGGATTCCGGCTGCATTTATCACATTGCACTTGCGAGAACGATACCCCATATAAATGTTTCTTCTGATGCTGCACTTATTGCAGGAATACCCGCGTGTTCACTGCAAAAAGCAATGGAAGAGAATTCTCCGGACAAGTTTGCCGCCGGACTGATTATTCTGAATCGTGAACAACGTATTATGGTTCATCCTGATCCTGTTTATATTGGACAACCTTTGGAAGCAGCAGGAATATGGGACAGCAATTCGAGGGCCAACTTTAGTGAATTGTTATCTAAGCGTGGGTTCGCCGCCTCTTCAGGTCAACGTGAGGTACGTATTGCAGACACTGACTACTCGCTGTCCTATACGCATTCTGCTCTAAAAGGGTGGACATATATTCTCGTTTCGCCTAGGAACATTCTAACCCACGAGTATGTTCAGATTGGGTTGCACACCATGTATATCAGTACCGCTATGCTACTGCTCTCCCTATTACTCTCATGGATTGGATCAAGGCGGATGCACATCCCCATCCGTAAACTTCTTATACAGCTCGGTCACAAGCCATTGTCCAAAGGTCATTCCAAAACCCATTCTATACTCCATATAGATGAATTCGAGCAAATCAGAACCGGCATTTCTCAGCTAACTGCTTCACAATCCCAACTTGAAAGCAAATTAAATCAATATAACTTGCAGCTCCGTACTCATTTTTTAATCAACCTGCTTCTGGGCAAAAATCCACCCTCTACTCTTCATGACAACCTCAGAGAGAATGGTTATGATTCACAGCTTCAAGAGTGGCAACAAATAGCCGTCATTGCAGTCCAGGCTGATCTCGTAAATCACACCAAATATCATGCCAAAGATCGTGATCTACTGCTGTTTGCCATTCAAAATATACTGGAGGAGAGTGTTTATGCAGAACAACAGCTGCTTCCTGTGGTCTATGAACATACTGTCGTTACGATCATCGGTTCACCTGATCAAGACGGGGTTCGTTTTTCAAAACATCTGTCTACATTAACGGAACAACTTCAATATCAAATCAGAGAGATCCTTAGTCTGCAGGTTAGCATTGGTTTTAGTCAGCCTCGTGCCTCCCTGTTTCAGATCCCGCAAGCTTATACGGAGGCCCTTGAAGCGCTCAAACATCGAATGAAGCTAGGAGCAGGCATCATCTTTCAATTTGAAGCAGTCGATAATCGTACATCCTATTGGGCGCTATCTTATCCCGAATCACTGGAATATACGCTCTTACAGGCTATCCAAAATGCAGATGAGGCTCATGCCTCCTCTCTTCTTCACCAGTTGCTTGAAGTACTGTTTGGCATGGAATGCACACCAGAAGAATATCAGGTAGCACTTACCCGATTATTAACACATATTTTGCAGATGATGCAGGAATCCGGTATACGGCTGGGACAGATCTCCAAAGGCCATGGGTCCATCTTCAATGAACTTCATGCGCTGCAGTATGCAGCTGAGGTTGAGCAGTGGTTTAACGAACATATCATCATACCGATCATTCTTATTCTGAAGGAACGACAGTACGCTCAATATCAGCACATATCCGAGAAAATGATTGCCATCATCCAGCAAGAATACGATAAAGATCTGACGTTGGAGGAGTGCGCATCCAGACTCCACTACAATGCAAATTACCTGAGTAGTGTGTTTCGCAAAGAAACAGGCTGTGCATTCAGTGAGTATCTGACAAAGCACCGCTTCAGTATAGCTAAAAAGTGGCTGGACGAAAGCGAGCTAACGGTCAAGGACA